A genomic region of Nostoc sp. UHCC 0702 contains the following coding sequences:
- a CDS encoding EutN/CcmL family microcompartment protein, translating into MQIAKVRGTVVSTQKEPTLRGVKLLLLQLVDEEGNFLPKYEVAADSVGAGVDEWVLVSRGSAARQIPGNEQRPLDAAVVAIIDTIHLEDRLIYSKKDQYR; encoded by the coding sequence ATGCAAATTGCCAAAGTTCGTGGCACAGTAGTTAGCACGCAAAAAGAGCCAACCCTCAGAGGCGTGAAACTACTTTTGTTGCAATTAGTAGATGAAGAAGGAAATTTCCTGCCAAAATACGAGGTAGCAGCAGATAGTGTAGGTGCAGGAGTAGATGAGTGGGTACTTGTCAGTCGTGGCAGTGCCGCTCGTCAGATTCCTGGTAATGAACAACGTCCGTTAGATGCAGCGGTGGTGGCGATCATTGATACTATTCATTTGGAAGATCGCCTGATTTACAGCAAAAAAGACCAGTATAGATAG
- a CDS encoding CO2 hydration protein: MVTVRKKPNHNPLAEYIERLQNGGALLPDSPQNVMEVVGILKSYGVVLDAYSNNLIYIAENQFLVFFPFFKYFNGKISFQKLLKHWWHNRINFEYAEYCMKAMLWHGGGGLDNYLDTKEFQERAQVVIKAKFKANPFVLGLNQLFPDFLTEQLRVSAYYSGLGQFWRVMADMFLSLSDRYDRGEIKSIPQVVDHIKAGLVADALKPITYAVKIRGQVYDIIPKNIGLTFLADTAVPYVEAVFFRGTPFHGTVSYNAQAYQISPDQSRFQYGALYADPLPIGGAGIPPTLLMQDMRHYLPEYLHEVYRHSLRGEDDLRIQICITFQKSMFCVTTAAILGLMPHPVDTQEPSEQEANRVYLEKWMERLKTSRLLDVNK, translated from the coding sequence ATGGTAACTGTTAGAAAAAAACCCAATCATAACCCTTTAGCTGAATATATTGAGCGCCTGCAAAACGGAGGAGCATTACTACCAGATAGTCCACAAAACGTAATGGAAGTAGTGGGTATTTTGAAAAGCTACGGTGTGGTTTTAGATGCTTACTCAAATAATCTCATTTATATTGCTGAAAATCAGTTTTTAGTATTTTTTCCATTTTTTAAATACTTTAACGGGAAAATTTCTTTCCAAAAATTACTTAAACATTGGTGGCACAACCGAATTAATTTTGAATACGCCGAGTATTGCATGAAAGCTATGCTTTGGCATGGTGGTGGAGGACTAGATAATTATTTAGATACAAAAGAATTTCAAGAAAGAGCGCAAGTAGTTATTAAAGCAAAATTTAAAGCAAATCCCTTCGTCTTGGGACTTAATCAACTATTTCCAGACTTTTTAACCGAACAGTTGCGAGTATCTGCTTACTACAGTGGTTTAGGTCAATTTTGGCGGGTAATGGCTGATATGTTCCTCAGTTTATCAGACCGCTATGATAGAGGCGAAATCAAATCAATTCCTCAAGTTGTAGACCATATCAAAGCTGGGTTAGTGGCGGATGCATTAAAGCCAATTACCTATGCTGTAAAAATTCGAGGCCAAGTCTATGACATCATTCCCAAAAATATTGGTTTAACCTTCCTAGCAGATACAGCAGTACCTTATGTAGAAGCAGTGTTTTTCCGGGGAACTCCTTTCCACGGCACAGTTTCATACAACGCCCAAGCATATCAAATTTCTCCAGATCAATCTCGATTTCAATATGGCGCACTATATGCCGATCCTTTACCCATTGGCGGCGCTGGTATTCCTCCCACCTTGCTGATGCAAGATATGCGTCATTATCTTCCAGAGTATTTGCACGAAGTTTATCGTCACAGTTTGCGGGGTGAAGATGATTTACGGATACAAATTTGTATCACTTTCCAAAAATCGATGTTTTGTGTGACAACAGCAGCGATTTTAGGACTGATGCCACATCCTGTAGATACACAAGAACCATCAGAACAAGAGGCGAATCGAGTTTATTTAGAAAAGTGGATGGAACGGTTAAAAACTTCGCGGTTGCTGGATGTGAATAAATAG
- a CDS encoding 1-aminocyclopropane-1-carboxylate deaminase/D-cysteine desulfhydrase: MSLTFAPPTQQIHSKIARSAGVELYVLRLDLMHPWVNGNKWFKLKYNLLEAKQNNFMTLLTFGGAYSNHIYATAAAGNLFGFRTIGVIRGEERLPLNPTLNFAAQQGMQLVYIDRNRYRQRNTTALQEELQQRFGEMFIIPEGGSNLNGVRGCMEIASEATAFNYICVACGTGTTLAGIALSLHQRQRVLGFPVLKDGAFLAQEINSLLKNYLACGLPVSSDSPASWELMCDYHMGGYAKVNDELLVFSQQFRQECDIPLDYVYTAKMFYGVMDLLKQGFFHKGDRLLLVHTGGLQGNVGMEQRLLAIRG, encoded by the coding sequence ATGTCGTTAACCTTTGCTCCTCCTACGCAACAAATCCACAGCAAAATTGCCCGCAGCGCTGGCGTTGAGTTGTACGTGCTGCGTCTCGATCTCATGCACCCGTGGGTTAATGGCAATAAGTGGTTCAAGCTGAAATACAATCTGTTGGAGGCAAAGCAAAACAATTTTATGACGCTGCTGACTTTTGGTGGCGCTTATTCTAACCATATCTATGCAACCGCAGCAGCCGGTAATCTTTTTGGATTTCGTACTATCGGTGTGATTCGTGGTGAGGAAAGGCTACCGTTGAATCCTACATTAAATTTTGCTGCACAACAAGGTATGCAGCTTGTGTATATTGATCGCAACAGATACCGTCAACGAAACACAACGGCGTTACAGGAAGAATTACAGCAACGTTTCGGTGAGATGTTTATTATTCCCGAAGGCGGCAGTAATTTGAATGGTGTGCGTGGCTGTATGGAAATAGCTAGCGAAGCGACAGCATTTAATTATATCTGCGTAGCTTGTGGTACAGGTACAACTCTAGCGGGTATCGCGCTTTCACTGCATCAAAGGCAGCGAGTGCTGGGTTTTCCTGTACTCAAAGACGGGGCATTTCTCGCCCAGGAAATCAACAGCCTGCTGAAGAATTACCTCGCCTGTGGTTTGCCGGTATCATCAGATTCTCCGGCATCCTGGGAATTGATGTGTGATTACCATATGGGCGGCTATGCAAAGGTAAATGATGAACTGTTAGTGTTTAGCCAGCAGTTCAGGCAGGAATGTGACATACCTCTTGATTACGTATATACCGCTAAAATGTTTTATGGTGTGATGGATTTGCTAAAACAGGGATTTTTTCATAAAGGCGATCGCTTGCTGCTGGTACACACTGGCGGTTTGCAGGGCAATGTTGGTATGGAACAGCGGTTACTAGCTATCCGAGGCTAA
- a CDS encoding NADH-quinone oxidoreductase subunit M, producing the protein MLSALILVPLFGAALIGFWPSSISGKFARTLALVFASITFLWSVVIAIQFNPTQTSQQFAESLSWIDALGLNYNLGVDGLSLPLLVLNGLLTGIAIYSSDESLQRPKFYYSLILLLSAGVTGAFLAQDLLLFFLFYELELIPLYLLIAIWGGARRGYAATKFLIYTAVSGILILASFLGMVWLSGGSNFALANLNATTLPLATQLLLLAGILVGFGIKIPLVPFHTWLPDAHVEASTPISVLLAGVLLKLGTYGLLRFGMNLLPEAWTYVAPWLAIWAVVSVLYGASCAIAQTDMKKMVAYSSIGHMGYVLLAAAAATPLSVLGAVLQMISHGLISALLFLLVGVVYKKAGSRDLEVLQGLLNPERGMPVIGSLMVLGVMASAGIPGMVGFISEFIVFRGSFPVFPVQTLLCMIGTGLTAVYFLILMNRAFFGRLSAQVTNLPRVYWSDRLPSVILAVLIVIFGIQPAWLIRWTEPTITAMSSLQNVVATVALDKAKVTGD; encoded by the coding sequence ATGCTTAGTGCTTTGATTTTAGTACCGTTATTCGGTGCAGCTTTAATCGGTTTTTGGCCTTCTAGCATCAGTGGAAAATTCGCCCGTACATTAGCTTTAGTCTTTGCCAGCATCACTTTCTTGTGGTCAGTTGTCATAGCAATACAGTTTAATCCAACACAAACTAGTCAACAATTTGCTGAATCTTTGTCTTGGATTGATGCCCTGGGCTTAAACTATAACTTAGGTGTAGATGGTTTATCTTTGCCCTTGTTAGTTTTGAATGGACTCTTAACAGGCATTGCCATCTACAGCAGCGATGAATCTCTCCAGCGTCCTAAATTTTATTACTCCTTAATACTGCTGTTAAGTGCTGGCGTGACAGGAGCTTTTTTAGCACAGGATTTACTGCTATTTTTCCTGTTTTACGAACTAGAACTGATTCCTCTGTATTTATTGATTGCCATTTGGGGTGGTGCAAGGCGGGGTTATGCCGCTACGAAATTCCTGATTTATACTGCCGTTTCCGGAATCCTAATTTTAGCGAGTTTCCTGGGTATGGTTTGGCTGAGTGGCGGTTCCAACTTTGCACTAGCAAACTTGAATGCCACAACTTTACCATTGGCAACACAACTTTTACTGCTAGCAGGGATTTTAGTAGGTTTCGGGATTAAGATTCCCTTGGTACCCTTCCATACTTGGTTGCCAGATGCTCACGTTGAAGCTTCCACACCAATTTCTGTACTGTTGGCTGGCGTACTGTTGAAGTTGGGAACTTACGGCTTACTGCGGTTTGGCATGAACTTGTTGCCAGAAGCTTGGACTTATGTAGCTCCTTGGTTGGCAATTTGGGCTGTGGTCAGTGTACTGTATGGTGCATCCTGCGCGATCGCTCAAACTGACATGAAAAAGATGGTGGCATACAGTTCCATTGGACACATGGGCTATGTGCTGTTAGCGGCGGCCGCGGCTACACCTTTAAGCGTATTGGGTGCTGTCCTGCAAATGATTAGCCACGGCTTGATTTCTGCACTGCTGTTTTTGTTGGTAGGGGTTGTGTATAAAAAAGCTGGCAGCCGAGATTTAGAAGTTCTCCAAGGACTGCTCAACCCAGAACGGGGTATGCCCGTAATTGGTAGCTTGATGGTTTTGGGAGTCATGGCTAGCGCTGGCATACCGGGAATGGTAGGCTTTATTTCCGAATTCATTGTTTTTCGGGGCAGTTTTCCAGTTTTTCCAGTGCAAACCTTGCTGTGCATGATTGGTACAGGATTAACAGCGGTTTACTTCTTAATTTTGATGAATCGCGCCTTTTTTGGGCGTTTATCTGCACAAGTCACCAACTTACCCCGCGTATATTGGAGCGATCGCCTTCCATCTGTGATACTAGCTGTACTGATTGTGATCTTTGGCATCCAACCAGCTTGGTTAATACGCTGGACTGAACCCACCATCACAGCGATGTCGAGCCTGCAAAACGTAGTAGCAACGGTGGCTTTAGACAAGGCAAAAGTGACTGGGGACTAG
- a CDS encoding BMC domain-containing protein, whose amino-acid sequence MPIAVGMIETKGFPAVVEAADAMVKAARVTLVGYEKIGSARVTVIVRGDVSEVQASVAAGIEAARRVNGGEVVSTHIIARPHENLEYVLPIRYTEAVEQFRT is encoded by the coding sequence ATGCCAATTGCAGTTGGAATGATTGAAACTAAGGGCTTTCCGGCAGTAGTAGAAGCTGCTGATGCGATGGTGAAAGCTGCGCGTGTAACTTTGGTAGGATATGAAAAAATTGGTAGTGCGCGGGTAACCGTAATTGTCCGAGGAGATGTGTCTGAGGTGCAAGCTTCAGTTGCTGCGGGGATTGAAGCTGCCAGAAGAGTCAATGGAGGTGAAGTGGTATCCACTCACATCATTGCTCGCCCACACGAAAACCTGGAGTACGTCTTGCCGATTCGTTACACCGAAGCTGTGGAGCAGTTTCGTACCTAA
- a CDS encoding BMC domain-containing protein: protein MSIAVGMVETLGFPAVVEAADAMVKAARVTLVGYEKIGSGRVTVIVRGDVSEVQASVAAGVESVKRVNGGQVLSTHIIARPHENLEYVLPIRYTEDVEQFRENVNAIRPFGRRP from the coding sequence ATGTCAATCGCAGTGGGAATGGTAGAAACGCTAGGCTTTCCAGCGGTAGTGGAAGCGGCTGATGCGATGGTAAAAGCTGCTCGTGTCACCTTGGTAGGCTACGAAAAAATCGGTAGCGGTCGGGTTACAGTGATTGTGCGGGGCGACGTTTCCGAAGTGCAAGCTTCTGTGGCAGCAGGAGTTGAATCAGTGAAGCGGGTGAATGGCGGACAAGTGCTGTCTACTCACATTATTGCTCGTCCTCATGAAAACTTGGAATACGTCCTACCAATTCGTTATACAGAAGATGTAGAGCAGTTCCGGGAAAACGTAAATGCGATTCGTCCCTTCGGTAGAAGACCATAA
- a CDS encoding Uma2 family endonuclease — protein sequence MTSATDPSAALTPFPDHTQLPESNGTFVKNWQEHPQSILLTDSITPVLKQLNPDGQYCIGQDLGIYWRLTDPPEKGAEAPDWFYVANVPPLLDGQTRRSYVLWREYIAPLIVLEFVSGDGSEERDKTPWKGKFWIYQEVIRPPFYGIYEVKKATVEVYEFIGGQYQLLAANERGHYPIAPMGIELGIWQGEYQNVELPWLRWWDLQGNLLLTGDERAEQERQRAEQESQRAEQESQRAEQERQRAEQERQRAERLAAQLRSLGIDPDA from the coding sequence ATGACCTCTGCAACCGACCCATCCGCCGCCCTCACCCCTTTCCCCGACCATACCCAACTGCCAGAATCTAATGGAACCTTTGTGAAAAACTGGCAAGAGCATCCCCAAAGCATCTTACTGACTGACTCGATTACACCCGTCCTCAAGCAGTTAAATCCCGATGGTCAATATTGTATTGGTCAAGACTTAGGTATTTACTGGCGTTTGACCGATCCTCCTGAAAAAGGAGCAGAAGCACCGGATTGGTTTTATGTCGCCAATGTACCACCTTTGCTGGATGGACAAACCCGACGCTCTTATGTGTTGTGGCGAGAGTATATCGCCCCATTGATTGTATTAGAATTTGTTTCTGGGGATGGTAGCGAAGAAAGAGACAAAACTCCTTGGAAAGGCAAATTTTGGATTTATCAGGAGGTGATTCGCCCTCCCTTTTACGGCATTTATGAAGTTAAAAAAGCTACTGTAGAAGTATATGAATTCATTGGTGGACAATATCAGTTATTGGCAGCAAATGAGCGTGGACATTATCCTATCGCACCGATGGGAATTGAGCTAGGCATTTGGCAGGGAGAATATCAAAATGTAGAATTACCTTGGTTGCGCTGGTGGGATTTGCAAGGTAATTTATTGTTAACTGGCGATGAAAGAGCCGAACAAGAACGCCAACGGGCTGAACAGGAAAGCCAACGGGCTGAACAGGAAAGCCAACGGGCTGAACAAGAACGCCAACGGGCTGAACAAGAACGCCAACGGGCTGAACGTTTGGCTGCTCAGTTGCGCTCTTTAGGTATTGACCCTGATGCATAA
- the psbA gene encoding photosystem II q(b) protein, with product MTATIQQRSSANVWDRFCEWITSTNNRLYIGWFGVLMIPTLLAATTCFIIAFIAAPPVDIDGIREPVAGSLLYGNNIISGAVVPSSNAIGLHFYPIWEAASLDEWLYNGGPYQLVIFHFLCGVFCYLGREWELSYRLGMRPWICLAFSAPVAAATAVFLVYPIGQGSFSDGMPLGISGTFNFMIVFQAEHNILMHPFHMLGVAGVFGGSLFSAMHGSLVTSSLVRETTENESQNYGYKFGQEEETYNIVAAHGYFGRLIFQYASFNNSRSLHFFLAAWPVIGIWFTALGVSTMAFNLNGFNFNQSVIDSQGRVINTWADIINRANLGMEVMHERNAHNFPLDLAAGEEARVALTAPAING from the coding sequence ATGACCGCAACCATTCAACAGCGCAGTAGCGCCAACGTATGGGATCGCTTCTGCGAATGGATCACCAGCACCAACAACCGTCTATACATCGGTTGGTTCGGCGTACTGATGATTCCCACCCTACTAGCTGCAACCACCTGCTTCATCATCGCCTTCATCGCCGCACCTCCAGTAGACATCGACGGAATCCGCGAACCAGTAGCAGGTTCCTTACTCTACGGAAACAACATCATCTCCGGTGCAGTTGTTCCTTCTTCCAACGCAATTGGTTTACACTTCTACCCAATTTGGGAAGCAGCATCTCTTGATGAGTGGCTGTACAACGGTGGCCCTTACCAACTGGTAATATTCCACTTCTTGTGTGGCGTATTCTGCTACTTAGGTCGTGAATGGGAACTATCCTACCGCTTGGGTATGCGTCCTTGGATTTGCCTAGCATTCTCCGCACCAGTTGCAGCAGCAACCGCAGTATTCTTGGTATACCCCATCGGACAAGGTTCCTTCTCTGATGGTATGCCCTTGGGAATCTCTGGAACCTTCAACTTCATGATTGTGTTCCAAGCAGAACACAACATCTTAATGCACCCCTTCCACATGCTTGGTGTAGCTGGTGTATTCGGTGGAAGCTTGTTCAGTGCAATGCACGGTTCTCTAGTAACAAGTTCCTTAGTTCGTGAAACCACCGAAAACGAATCACAGAACTACGGTTACAAATTCGGTCAAGAAGAAGAAACCTACAACATTGTTGCAGCACACGGTTACTTCGGTCGCTTGATATTCCAATACGCTTCTTTCAACAACAGCCGTTCGTTGCACTTCTTCCTCGCTGCTTGGCCAGTGATTGGAATCTGGTTCACCGCACTGGGTGTAAGCACAATGGCGTTCAACTTGAACGGTTTCAACTTCAACCAGTCTGTGATTGATTCCCAAGGCCGTGTGATTAACACCTGGGCTGACATCATCAACCGCGCTAACTTGGGTATGGAAGTGATGCACGAGCGCAATGCTCACAACTTCCCTCTCGATTTGGCTGCTGGTGAAGAAGCTAGAGTTGCTCTAACTGCTCCTGCTATCAACGGTTAA
- a CDS encoding NAD(P)H-quinone oxidoreductase subunit F, whose product MNQFLFLTSWWVPFYSLVGALLTLPWGIGIIQRTGPRPAAYFNLLTTVLAFAHSLFVFKDIWDREPVNLLITWFKAADLDLSISLELSPVSIGATVLITGLSLLAQIYALGYMEKDWSLARFFALFGLFEGALSGLAISDSLFLSYAFLEVLTLSTYLLVGFWYAQPLVVTAARDAFLTKRVGDLLLLMAVVTLSTLAGSLNFSDLYEWAQTADLSPVTSTLLGLALIAGPAGKCAQFPLHLWLDEAMEGPNPASVLRNSLVVAGGAYVLYKLQPVLALSPVALNALVIMGTVTAIGATLVSIAQIDIKRSLSHSTSAYMGLVFLAVGLQQGGVALMLLLTHAIAKALLFMSSGSVIYTTSTQDLTEMGGLWSRMPATTTAFVVGSAGMVTLLPLGSFWAMLSWADGFVDVNPWVIGVLVLVNGLTALNLTRVFRLVFWGAPQQKTRRAPEVAWQMALPMVILTVLTLLVPLMLQQWYLLPDWNSINWYVVFALLASTVTGLVTGSTIYLHKAWSRSRILAWRFIQDLLGYDFYIDRIYRLTVVDTVAFLSRISAWSDRYLVDGLVNLVGFATILGGQGLKYSISGQSQGYMLTILAVVSVLGFFISWSLGLLNYLPF is encoded by the coding sequence ATGAATCAATTTCTATTTTTAACAAGTTGGTGGGTGCCTTTTTATAGCTTGGTAGGCGCACTTTTAACCTTGCCGTGGGGAATAGGAATAATTCAGCGTACAGGCCCAAGACCTGCGGCATACTTCAATTTGTTGACAACTGTTTTAGCTTTTGCCCATAGTTTGTTTGTATTTAAAGATATATGGGATAGAGAACCAGTAAATTTGCTGATTACCTGGTTTAAAGCTGCCGATTTAGACTTATCCATTAGCTTGGAACTATCGCCAGTTAGTATTGGGGCAACAGTTTTAATTACAGGCTTAAGCCTGCTGGCACAAATTTACGCCCTAGGTTACATGGAAAAGGACTGGTCGTTGGCCCGTTTTTTTGCCCTGTTCGGATTATTTGAAGGGGCCCTAAGTGGTTTAGCAATCAGTGACTCCTTATTTCTCAGCTATGCCTTTTTGGAAGTCCTGACGCTTTCCACTTATTTGCTGGTAGGATTCTGGTATGCTCAACCGCTAGTAGTGACAGCCGCCCGTGATGCCTTTTTAACCAAGCGGGTGGGAGACTTATTACTATTAATGGCTGTAGTGACACTTTCGACTTTGGCAGGCAGTTTAAACTTTTCTGATTTATATGAATGGGCACAAACGGCTGACTTAAGCCCAGTGACATCAACATTACTAGGGTTAGCATTGATAGCGGGGCCTGCGGGTAAATGTGCCCAATTTCCTCTACACCTGTGGTTAGATGAAGCCATGGAAGGGCCTAACCCAGCTTCAGTACTGCGAAACTCACTGGTAGTTGCTGGTGGTGCTTATGTACTATATAAACTGCAACCAGTATTAGCACTATCGCCAGTGGCGTTGAATGCCTTAGTAATCATGGGTACAGTGACGGCGATTGGTGCAACATTAGTATCCATAGCTCAGATTGATATTAAGCGATCGCTATCTCATTCCACGAGTGCATATATGGGATTAGTGTTTTTGGCAGTGGGTTTGCAGCAGGGCGGTGTAGCCTTGATGTTACTGTTAACCCATGCGATCGCTAAAGCACTATTATTCATGAGTTCCGGTTCAGTAATTTATACTACCAGCACACAAGACCTTACAGAAATGGGTGGTTTGTGGTCGCGGATGCCAGCCACCACCACCGCCTTTGTTGTCGGTTCAGCCGGGATGGTGACATTGCTACCACTAGGAAGCTTCTGGGCGATGCTGTCATGGGCTGACGGTTTCGTGGATGTTAACCCTTGGGTGATTGGCGTTTTAGTATTAGTCAATGGCTTAACAGCATTGAACCTAACCAGAGTCTTCAGATTAGTCTTTTGGGGTGCCCCGCAACAAAAAACCCGCCGCGCCCCAGAAGTTGCTTGGCAGATGGCATTGCCAATGGTGATCTTGACCGTGCTGACTCTACTAGTGCCTTTGATGCTACAGCAATGGTATTTGCTACCCGATTGGAACAGTATTAATTGGTATGTAGTTTTCGCATTGCTTGCTTCTACTGTAACTGGGTTAGTTACAGGCTCTACAATTTATTTGCACAAAGCTTGGTCAAGATCCAGAATCCTAGCTTGGAGATTTATCCAGGACTTGCTGGGTTACGATTTTTACATTGACCGTATTTATCGTTTGACCGTGGTAGATACAGTAGCATTTTTATCTAGGATATCTGCTTGGAGCGATCGCTATTTAGTTGATGGTCTAGTGAACTTGGTCGGGTTTGCGACAATTCTGGGTGGACAAGGTTTAAAGTACAGTATTTCTGGTCAATCCCAAGGGTATATGTTGACTATCCTAGCGGTCGTCAGCGTTCTAGGTTTCTTCATTAGTTGGTCACTAGGTCTACTGAATTATTTGCCTTTTTAA